In Flavobacterium sp. GSB-24, the genomic window ATTTTATGGGTACTGATAATCCAGAAAATGTTTTTGACGAATTTGAAGAAGCTATACCAGAGGAGACACTTTACAATAAATATACAACTTGGCGTCCTACAAAATTTTATTCCTCTATTCAATATTCATTTGGAGAAGCGCGTCCAGATGACGAATGTAATTGCAGAGGGCAAGTCGAAAAATATTATAAAAATGCAGTAGGAGCGCAGTTTTTTGCCATGACAACACCACGCGAACCTTTAGTTGCTTTGACCGCTTTTTATAGAAGAAATATTTTTAGAAAACTAGATGTAAAGGCCACTTATACTTTTGACACATTTTCAAACAAAAATATTGGACTCGGGCTCGCAGGAACAATTGGTTCAGTCAATCTTTATGCTTTGGTAAATAATATTCTCGAATACAAAGATTTGTCCAAAGCTAGAAGCGCGGCATTTCAGATCGGAATCAATTTTGTATTCCAAGATCGAGAGGATTAATTCAAAAAACTTTCAATTTTTTAAATTCCAAATTCCAATTAGATTGGGATTTGGGATTCAAAAAGATTGGAATTTGAAATTTAAAAGAATTGAATATTTCAAATTGAAAATTTGTAAAACTATTCTTGTAAAGTTAAATTTATGAATAAGTTAGTATTCAAGTTTCCAATTTATTCACTATATTTGCACGCAATTCAACTAGAAATTGCAACATGATAGCACACAACTCCAAGATTATCGGCGAAGGTTTAACTTACGACGATGTATTATTAGTACCTAACTACTCGAATGTGCTTCCCCGCGAAGTGAGTATCAAATCAAAATTCTCAAGAAACATCACATTAAACGTTCCGATTGTATCTGCTGCTATGGATACTGTTACAGAAAGTGCAATGGCAATTGCTATGGCGCAAGAAGGCGGAATAGGTGTTTTACATAAAAATATGACTATCGAACAACAAGCAGGAAAAGTTCGAAAAGTAAAACGTGCTGAAGCAGGAATGATTATCGATCCGGTAACATTACCAATGAACTCTACAATCGCTGACGCTAAAAATGCTATGAAAGAATTCGGAATCGGTGGTATTCCAATCGTTGACGAAAACAAAATCCTGAAAGGAATTGTTACCAATCGTGACTTACGTTTCGAGAAAAACGGGGCAAGACCAATCGCTGAGGTTATGACAAGCCAAAACTTAGTAACTGTTTCTGAAGGAACTTCATTAGAGCAGGCAGAAGTGGTTTTACAAGGTCATAAAATCGAAAAATTACCAGTTGTAAACGAGAAAAACGAATTAGTTGGTTTAATTACGTTTAGAGATATTACAAAACTGACTCAAAAACCAATCGCTAACAAAGATTCTTTTGGTCGTTTAAGAGTTGCTGCTGCTATTGGAGTTACTGGAGATGCAGTTCAAAGAGCTGAAGCTTTGGTAAATGCAGGTGTAGATGCAATCATTATCGATACAGCGCACGGACATACAGAAGGTGTGGTAAACACATTAAAAGAAGTAAAATCAAAATTCCCTCAAATAGATGTTATTGTTGGAAACATCGCAACACCAGAAGCTGCTAAATATTTAGTAGAAAACGGTGCTGACGGTGTGAAAGTTGGAATCGGGCCTGGTTCTATCTGTACAACTCGTATCGTTGCAGGTGTTGGTTTTCCTCAATTCTCAGCAGTTTTAGAAGTTGCTGCAGCTATCAAAGGAACTGGAGTTCCAGTTATTGCTGATGGTGGAATTCGTTATACAGGTGATATTCCTAAAGCAATCGCTGCCGGTGCTGACTGTGTAATGTTAGGGTCATTATTAGCAGGAACAAAAGAATCTCCAGGTGAAACTATCATTTTCGAAGGAAGAAAATTCAAATCTTACCGCGGAATGGGGTCTGTTGAAGCTATGCAGACAGGTTCTAAAGATCGTTATTTCCAAGATGTTGAAGACGATGTTAAAAAATTAGTTCCAGAAGGAATTGTTGGACGTGTTCCTTACAAAGGTGAATTAAACGAAAGTATGCTTCAATTCATTGGAGGTCTTCGTGCTGGAATGGGATACTGTGGTTCAAA contains:
- the guaB gene encoding IMP dehydrogenase, producing MIAHNSKIIGEGLTYDDVLLVPNYSNVLPREVSIKSKFSRNITLNVPIVSAAMDTVTESAMAIAMAQEGGIGVLHKNMTIEQQAGKVRKVKRAEAGMIIDPVTLPMNSTIADAKNAMKEFGIGGIPIVDENKILKGIVTNRDLRFEKNGARPIAEVMTSQNLVTVSEGTSLEQAEVVLQGHKIEKLPVVNEKNELVGLITFRDITKLTQKPIANKDSFGRLRVAAAIGVTGDAVQRAEALVNAGVDAIIIDTAHGHTEGVVNTLKEVKSKFPQIDVIVGNIATPEAAKYLVENGADGVKVGIGPGSICTTRIVAGVGFPQFSAVLEVAAAIKGTGVPVIADGGIRYTGDIPKAIAAGADCVMLGSLLAGTKESPGETIIFEGRKFKSYRGMGSVEAMQTGSKDRYFQDVEDDVKKLVPEGIVGRVPYKGELNESMLQFIGGLRAGMGYCGSKDIPTLQESGRFVRITSSGITESHPHNVTITKEAPNYSR